One genomic window of Nerophis lumbriciformis linkage group LG31, RoL_Nlum_v2.1, whole genome shotgun sequence includes the following:
- the gjb8 gene encoding gap junction protein beta 8, with protein sequence MTWGALYAQLGGVNKHSTSLGKIWLSVLFIFRITILVLAAESVWGDEQSDFTCNTQQPGCKNVCYDHFFPVSHIRLWCLQLIFVSTPALLVAMHVAYRKRGDKRTILASRGGGGGGDLETLKRRRLPITGTLWWTYTCSLFFRLLFEGGFMYALYFVYGGFRMPRLVKCEQWPCPNKVDCFISRPTEKTVFTIFMVASSAICMVLNVAELVYLLAKALLRCSGRANRKLAYGRKETVTGDDAVLQNRKNELLISDSSGRKTAC encoded by the coding sequence ATGACGTGGGGGGCTCTGTACGCCCAGCTGGGCGGAGTCAACAAGCACTCCACCAGCCTGGGCAAGATCTGGCTGTCGGTGCTGTTCATCTTCCGCATCACCATCTTGGTGCTGGCGGCCGAGAGCGTTTGGGGCGACGAGCAGTCGGACTTCACCTGCAACACGCAGCAGCCCGGCTGCAAGAACGTCTGCTACGACCATTTCTTCCCCGTCTCGCACATCCGCCTGTGGTGCCTGCAGCTCATCTTCGTGTCCACGCCCGCCCTGCTGGTGGCCATGCACGTGGCCTACAGGAAGCGCGGCGACAAGAGGACCATCCTGGCCTcccgcggcggcggcggcggcggcgacctGGAGACCTTGAAGAGGCGGCGGCTGCCCATCACGGGCACGCTGTGGTGGACGTACACCTGCAGCCTCTTCTTCCGCCTGCTCTTCGAGGGCGGCTTCATGTACGCGCTCTACTTCGTCTACGGAGGCTTCCGGATGCCGCGGCTGGTGAAGTGCGAGCAATGGCCGTGTCCCAACAAGGTGGACTGCTTCATCTCCAGACCCACGGAGAAGACCGTCTTCACCATCTTCATGGTGGCCTCCTCCGCCATCTGCATGGTGCTCAACGTGGCCGAGCTGGTCTACCTGCTGGCCAAGGCGCTGCTCAGGTGCTCCGGACGCGCCAACAGGAAGTTGGCGTACGGCCGCAAGGAGACGGTTACCGGGGACGACGCCGTCCTGCAGAACCGCAAGAACGAGCTGCTGATCTCGGACTCTTCCGGCCGCAAGACCGCCTGCTGA